The nucleotide window GTTGAAGCTTTATCTCAATATATTCAAACCAAACTGATTATTTCTCGCGACCATCCACATGCCTCTAAAGTGTTTGCCAACGAAGTGATGTCGGGCGCGAAAGTGCTGCCGAAAGAGATCGGTGATGAGCTGTATAAGCAATCTCAGATGATCCTCGATAAGTTCTCAACGTGGTCAGCACAAGGCTTAATGGATGACGTTCCGGCACACCATCTGATGTTCACCATCTGGGCGGCAACCCAAACCTACGCCGATTTTGGTTGGCAAATTTGCAGCGTGATGCAGAAAGACCAGCTCGATGATAAAGACTATGAAGATGCCGCTGAGTTCATTACCCAGCTCGTGATTAAAGGGTGTGGGGTGAAAAGCTAACGTTATTTGAATGTTTTTTTGGGTCTGCGATTGCAGGCCTTTTTTGTTTGTGCATGTGAGTGAGCATATGTGCAAAGCTACTTTTGTGACCTGTTGTGCAATAACTTATTTATCTTGAATTTGGCTCGATTAGGTATGCCATTTTATTTAAAGTTAGCGTTATAGTATCGGCAAAAATTCAACTCCCTCATTTTTATTAAAGCTAGAAGCTAATATTAGACTTCTATATTTATTACACGCACAACATATAGGTTTAGCAATGACGCTCAAAAGCTTGGCATGCACCATCAGCACAGTTCTACTGGCAGGCTGTGGTTCGACGGTCGCGACGCAAACATACAACGCCGATCTGATCATCACCAATGGACAGGTTCTCACGATCAATTCAAAAATGGATGTGATTGAAGATGGCGTTGTAGTGGTGAAAAACGACCAGATCATCGCAGTCGGTAACGAGGATTTAATGACTCAATATCGCGCAGAAAAAGTGATTGATGCTCAAGATGGAATCGTCATGCCGGGCATGGTCAATGCTCACAACCATTTACCTATGATCGCGTTTCGTGGCTTAGGGGAAGAGGGCATCTCGAATCGTCTGTTTGCTTACTTCTTCCCTCTAGAAGCCGAAAAGTTAAGCCGTGAACTTATTTACAACGCAACTAAGCTAGGCAGCATAGAACTGGCACAAAGCGGCGTGACCACTTATGCCGATATGTATTACCACATGGATGAGATGGCGAAGGCGAC belongs to Vibrio cyclitrophicus and includes:
- a CDS encoding TetR family transcriptional regulator C-terminal domain-containing protein, encoding MSRIRQKNQDLIIEVACEQFATHGYAATKMADIAKAADIPKPNVFYYFSSKDKLYNAVLETVTQPLLEASRPIEELSDPVEALSQYIQTKLIISRDHPHASKVFANEVMSGAKVLPKEIGDELYKQSQMILDKFSTWSAQGLMDDVPAHHLMFTIWAATQTYADFGWQICSVMQKDQLDDKDYEDAAEFITQLVIKGCGVKS